GCTGCCGAGTCACCTCGATGAGGTGGTCCAATTTCGCGGACGCCCTGCCCGACCGCACGGTCTCCTCGGCCAGTTCGGACGCGTCGAGGAGGCCCCCGATCTGCTTGCCCAAACTGATCGCCAGCGCCGCGCTAGGGAGCACGGCTCGGAATCGGTCGGAGTCCGCATCGGAGATCGCTTCCCGGAGGATTGCCGCGCTTTGGGCGAGCGTTTCTCCAGGTGCGAGCGCCGACTCCGGCACAGGTTCGATTCCGAAGTCCTGTGGCAATAGCTCCCCCTCGACGACGCGGCCCTCGACCACCCGGGCATAGCTCGTGCGGGCGCGGGGTGAGACCTCGTCGAGCCCATCTTGGCCGTGAACGACCCAAGCCTCCTGCGCGTTCAGGATGCCAAGGGCCTCCGCCATGGGTCGCAGGAACTGCGGGTCGTACACACCCAAGACCTGAAACCTCGCCGACGCGGGATTGACGAGGGGGCCGAGTTGATTGAACACCGTGCGAATGCCTAATTGCTTTCGGATCGGGCCGACGAGCTTCATCGTGGGGTGAAGGTGGGGGGCGAAGAGGAACGCCATCCCCGTCTGTTCGAACACGTGCGTCAATTCCTCCGGCTCGGCGATCAGCCCCACGCCGAGGGCTTCGAGCACATCGGCGCTTCCGCACGAGCTCGTGACGCTGCGGTTGCCGTGCTTCGCGAGGGGAACTCCTGCCGCGCAGGCGATCATCGCCGCCGCTGTCGAGATGTTGAAGCTGGGGATGCCGCCTCCGGTTCCGCAGGTGTCGACCAGCCCCGGGGTCGCGAGGTCGAGGCTCAACGATCGTTGCCTCAGTACGCTGGCGAACCCGGCGAGTTCTTCGGCCGCGCAGGGTCGAGATCGAAGCGCCGTGAGCAGCGCTCCCACTTGCGCCTCGCTCAGTTCCGAGTCGGCGATCCTCCTCATTTGTTCGGCTGCTTCGTCGAAGGTCAGCGCATCACCCGAGAGCAAGGCGGTCAAGGTCGGTCCGAACTCCATCAGCCAAGTTTACTTGCCCTCGGCAGCGCGGCCCTGCGGTGGGTAGAATCTTGCCGATGGACAGCGGGTATCTGGGGCTGATCGTGCTGATCGGGGTCGCGGCAATCGTGTGCGCGGCGATGGTGTTCGGCAGTTGGCTACTCGGCCCCAAGAAGAAAACGCCCTACAAGGAGTCGCCCTACGAGTGCGGCGTCGCGCCGGTGGGGAGCGCGAGAGAGAGATTTCCGGTCAAGTTCTATCTGGTCGCGATCATTTTCGTGCTGTTCGACATCGAAGTCGTGTTCCTTTGGAGCTGGATGACGGTGTTCAAGCATGCGGATCGCGCCTATATGGTCTTCAGCTTCTGGGCGGTCGCGATCTATATGTTGCTGTGGATTCTCGGCGACGCCTATGCGATGAGAGTGGGGGCGATCGATTGGGACGAGACGACTTCGCTTCCGGAAGAGAAACTGGCTAGCTCTACCTTAGAGGCCGCCGCACCCCACGCCGCGATCCTTGGAGGCGGCTCGTGAGCGTTCTGCCGACGTCGTCGGATCGCATCGAGATCTCCAAAGTGGTCAAGCGGTTCCCAGAGGCCGTGGTGAAGGTCAAAGAGTTCCGCGGCGACGCTTGGCTGTGCGTTCAGAGGGGACGCCTGCACGAAGTCGTCGAGTTCCTCAAGACCGACCCAGAGTTGGACTTCTCCTACTTCGGCGAGTGCCTGGGGGCTGATTACAGCCAGTGGGAGCACGAGCGGGACTTCGTCGAGCGCTTTGAGGTCATCTATAACCTGTACTCGCTGAAACTGCAACGCAGGTTGTTCCTCAAGGTCGGCGTGGACGACGGCCAGAAGGTGCCCTCGCTCAAGGGCCTGTTCCTCGGCGCGGATTATCCCGAGCGCGAGGTCTGGGATCTTTTGGGGATCGTCTTTGAGGGCAACGAGCAGGAGCAGCGGTTCCTCTTGCCCGACGATTGGGTCGGACACCCCTTGCGGAAGGAGTACCCCTTGGGCGGAGAAGACGTACTCTTCGACCAGAGCTCGCGGGGGCCTGCGGTCGAGGACGTTCAAGTTCCCCACGCCGGCGAGAGTTTCGAGGGCAAGACCGGCTCGAAAGAAGTCGGCGGCAGGTAGCGCCGAGAAGCCCTCCTTCGAACCTTCCTCACTCCCAGCGGCGAACCGCGAGGGCGATTTTTTTCGCGCGGAACAAAAAAAGTTCGTTGCACATCGTACAAAAGTGAAGTACCATTACATGAATCTGCTTGACTTTAGGCATGGGCGGACCGTGTGGGGCTGCGATTAGCGGTTCCGTGGGGTTGTCTGTCCTGAAGTTGGGCGGGTTGGCGTACTCATCCGTGGGCGACCGCGGGGGTGCTCCACAAGTACTATTACCGACATCCTATGGAGGTTCATCAATGCGGAAAGCATTTACGCTCATCGAACTGTTGGTCGTAATCGCGATCATCGCGATTCTCGCGGCCATCCTGTTCCCCGTATTCGCGCAAGCCAAGGAGTCCGCGAAGGACGCCGCTGCATTGACCTATGTCAAGCAGCATGGCCTCGCCGCGATCATGTACGGGTCGGACTTCGACGACGCCATTCACCTGAACCTGCGCATCGAAGGCAGCTCCTTCGACACGTGGCAGGGGATGTGCCAGCCCTATATGAAGAACTGGGGCATCATGGCTCACCCGAAGCTCCGCGCCCTTCCTTCCGACACCAGTAGCGCTGCGTGGTACTACCAGGCGCGATCTCACTGGGCGTCGCCGCTGCGAGCGCAAGCTCATGGCACGGCCGCTCCGTTCGGCTACTACTACTACCTCAGCGCTTCGATGACCGGTGGCTTGCAGTATCGGTTCGACGGCGTTTCGGGATACGGCGGACCCGCCAATGCGTGGGGCGTTCGAATTCCTGCTTCGTCGCTTACCTACACTCAGGTCGCTCGACCCGCGGACACGCTCCTCATTTGTGAGGGCGGTATGTGGGACCACGGCATGGGCTTCGTTGGCGCGCAGAACCCGTTCAACTACTTCTGGCTGAACGGAACGTGGGTCAACCCCGCGCTCAACGTGTTCGCTACCACCAACTACATCGGCCCGCACGCTCGCAAGCGCAAAGTCCGATGCTCCGGTGGTGACGACCCGAAGGCCGCGAGCGGCTTCCCGGACTGCCTTGGCGCACTGCCTTGGCCTGATGGCATGACCACGCTCGTCGCCGTAGACGGCCACGCGACTGGTGTAAACTGGCGCGGCGGCATCACGGGCCGAATCAACGACGCGAACAACGTTCCGTGGATGAAGTGGCACGCGCCGCAGCTGTGAGGTTAAAGCCATGAGATTGTTGATCCTGCTTTCACTCGTAATCGGCTCCGCGTGGGCCATGTGCGGATGTGGGGAAAAACCCGCGTCCGGTCCCCCGCCAGCCGCTGGCGCGGATAACCCTGGAGCGGGCATTCAAACCGATCCAGGCGGCGGAACCTCGGAAGCTTCGGCGACCGACAAGTAAAGCTCAGGTCAGCAAATCCGCGACTCAGGCTCCGAAGTCCATTCGGGGCCTGGGTCGTTTCTGCACTTTCCCTGGGGTCCTGCTGTCTTTCGTCCTGTCCAGTTCGTCCCCTGTCTTCCGTCGCCAGACTAACGTACTATGACCATGATTTGGTACTGATTTTTGAACAATTCCGCACGATCGGTCCGTCTCCTGTGCGTATGAACCGTGGGCACGCTTTCCGCAATGTGCCCAGATGAACCCATAGGAGGAATCCTTTCGTGCATAGAAAAAATGCATTCACACTTATCGAACTGCTGGTGGTGATTGCGATCATCGCAATTCTCGCCGCCATCTTGTTCCCTGTCTTTGCTCAGGCCAAGGAGTCCGCGAAGGACTCCGCTGCGTTGAGCAACTGTAAGCAGCTCGGCCTTTCCCAGCTCATGTACTCGTCGGACTTCGACGACGTGCTGCCGCTGGTGCTGAGGATCGAAGGCAGTTCCTTCGATACTTGGCAAGGCATGTGCCAGCCCTACATCAAGAACTGGGGCATCCTTGCTCACCCGAAGCTGCGAGCTCTGCCTACGGACACGAACAGCGCCGCTTGGTACTACCAGTCCCGAGCGCACTGGGGTATGCCGCTTCGCGCGCAAGCCCACGCTTCTTCGATGGCGACCGGCTACTTCTACTTCCAAAGCACTTCGATGACCGGTGGCGAACAGCGCCGCTTCGAGGGCGTGGGAGGTTACGGTGGCCTCGCTAACGCTTGGGGCGTCCATCAGCCCGCTTCGTCGCTCTCCAACACTCAGATCGCCCGCCCGGCGGACACTCTGATGATTTCGGAAGGCGGCATGTGGGACTACGGCTGGGGATTCGTCGGAGCCCAAAACCCGATGAACTACTTCTGGCTGAACGGCACTTGGGTCGATCCTTCGCTCAACGTGTTCGCCACCACCAATTACATCGGCCCGCACGCTCGCAAGCGCAAAGTCCGATGCTCCGGCGGCGACGACCCGAAGGGCGCAGACGGCTTTCCGAGCTGCTTGGGCGACCTGCCCTGGCCCGACGGCATGAGCACGATCGTCGCGACCGACGGCCACGCCACTGGCGTAAACTGGCGCGGCGGCATCACCGGCCGAATCGAAGACCCGGCCTTGGTTCCGTGGCTGAAGTGGATGGCGCCCTCGCTGTAGAATTGCGAGTATGAAAAAACTCGCATTTCTCAGCGCTGCCATCATGGGAACGGGGTTTCTCGCCGGATGCGGTGAGGAGAACCCCGGTCCCCCTCCGCCCACGGGCAAGAACCATCCGGGCTCGCAGATGCAAGACATCTCGACTCCGGCTGGCGGTGGAGCCCAGCCGGGGGCTAACAGCCCCTCGACTGCGGCCACCGAAACCGAAAGCGCTCCTGAATCGGGCGCTTCCGGGGGTACTTCAGAGTCCGCTGGCGAAGGTAACTGACCAGTAGCTACGCCGAAGCGCGGGGGTTTCTGCACCAACAGAGACCCCCGCCTTTTTTGTCGAAGCGTATACTGGCGTGTGAACGCGAGGTGTTCGAACGATGCGAAGATTCGTAGCTTGGATGTTGATTTGCCTGGTGGCCTTGGGCGCCTTCGGGTGCAGTTCGGAGCCCGAGCCCTCGGGAGGCTCCAAAGGCGAGGGCGGCGGCCTCCAGGGCCCAGGAGGCGGCGCACCTTCCGAGTCCGCCAGTTCGACGCAGTAGCTTCGGCTAGCCCGACTCGCGTCTCGTAACCGGCCCACGGTTTTCGCTCGACGGCGCTCCGATGGTATCCTTCCATCGAGCCGCGGCCGATCGCAAGCGGTAGGAATTCCATGTCCCAAACCTTCATGCCCTCCACCGAAACCGTCTTCGAGAAGACGGGCGAGAACACCATGGTCGTGAACATGGGGCCTCAGCACCCCTCCACCCACGGCGTCCTGCGGGTGATTTGCGAGTTGGAGGGCGAGGTCATCGTCCAATGCAAATGCCAAATCGGCTACTTGCACACCGGGATGGAGAAGGAGGCCGAGTACCAGACCTACCTGAAATCCGTGGTCATGACCGACCGCATGGACTACCTCAACGCGAACGGCAACAACCTCGCTCTCGCGCTTTCCATCGAGAAGCTCCTCGGTTGCGAGGTCCCGCCGCGCGGACAATACCTTAGGGTGATACTGGCGG
The genomic region above belongs to Candidatus Nitrosymbiomonas proteolyticus and contains:
- a CDS encoding anthranilate phosphoribosyltransferase, giving the protein MEFGPTLTALLSGDALTFDEAAEQMRRIADSELSEAQVGALLTALRSRPCAAEELAGFASVLRQRSLSLDLATPGLVDTCGTGGGIPSFNISTAAAMIACAAGVPLAKHGNRSVTSSCGSADVLEALGVGLIAEPEELTHVFEQTGMAFLFAPHLHPTMKLVGPIRKQLGIRTVFNQLGPLVNPASARFQVLGVYDPQFLRPMAEALGILNAQEAWVVHGQDGLDEVSPRARTSYARVVEGRVVEGELLPQDFGIEPVPESALAPGETLAQSAAILREAISDADSDRFRAVLPSAALAISLGKQIGGLLDASELAEETVRSGRASAKLDHLIEVTRQP
- a CDS encoding NADH:ubiquinone oxidoreductase subunit 3 (chain A), with product MDSGYLGLIVLIGVAAIVCAAMVFGSWLLGPKKKTPYKESPYECGVAPVGSARERFPVKFYLVAIIFVLFDIEVVFLWSWMTVFKHADRAYMVFSFWAVAIYMLLWILGDAYAMRVGAIDWDETTSLPEEKLASSTLEAAAPHAAILGGGS
- a CDS encoding NADH dehydrogenase, subunit C, translating into MSVLPTSSDRIEISKVVKRFPEAVVKVKEFRGDAWLCVQRGRLHEVVEFLKTDPELDFSYFGECLGADYSQWEHERDFVERFEVIYNLYSLKLQRRLFLKVGVDDGQKVPSLKGLFLGADYPEREVWDLLGIVFEGNEQEQRFLLPDDWVGHPLRKEYPLGGEDVLFDQSSRGPAVEDVQVPHAGESFEGKTGSKEVGGR